One genomic segment of Spiroplasma endosymbiont of Poecilobothrus nobilitatus includes these proteins:
- a CDS encoding S4 domain-containing protein, with product MLNKTQLLQHYQQDYELINKIKGWCEQARRGQVVNTDFLDLRQIAILQAILVQENIANYFIHKPLTNGFRATVSFNAKHDNAVILHVKQPTPHFFQHHQVLGFILNKLQLELRVIGDFYITANDLYLSVLNKITPVFINAPLIIQKKLLAWTINPAPVVIEYQFTVFTKTVKSLRLDAVASALCNASRQQAQKYVEQNYVYVNFSVVNNKTFQVSCDIIISIKRYGRFKINAVLPSKNQHYRITIAKFA from the coding sequence ATGCTTAATAAGACGCAATTATTGCAACATTATCAGCAAGATTATGAATTAATTAATAAAATTAAAGGATGATGTGAACAAGCCCGCCGTGGGCAAGTTGTTAACACAGATTTTCTTGATTTACGTCAAATTGCAATTTTGCAAGCAATCTTGGTACAAGAAAACATTGCTAATTATTTTATTCATAAACCATTAACAAATGGTTTTCGAGCAACAGTTAGTTTTAATGCTAAGCACGATAATGCGGTTATTTTACATGTGAAACAACCAACACCGCATTTTTTTCAACATCATCAGGTGCTTGGCTTTATTTTAAACAAATTACAATTAGAATTGCGAGTGATTGGTGATTTTTATATCACAGCAAATGATTTATATTTAAGTGTTTTAAATAAAATTACGCCAGTGTTTATTAATGCTCCATTAATTATTCAAAAGAAATTATTGGCTTGAACTATTAACCCTGCCCCTGTTGTTATTGAATATCAATTTACTGTTTTTACAAAAACAGTAAAAAGTTTACGCCTAGATGCTGTGGCAAGTGCACTTTGCAATGCTTCACGTCAACAAGCACAAAAATATGTTGAGCAAAATTATGTTTATGTTAATTTTTCGGTGGTAAATAATAAGACTTTTCAAGTTTCTTGTGATATTATAATATCAATAAAACGGTATGGTCGTTTTAAAATTAATGCAGTTTTACCATCAAAAAATCAACATTATCGAATTACAATTGCAAAGTTTGCATAA
- the sepF gene encoding cell division protein SepF yields MLTTGFIADSYNDAPKIADLLLTKGQLIVHLEKLPKGERIRLLDFISGVMYAFNGDVQKNEHRTYQFTIQKDA; encoded by the coding sequence GTGCTTACAACTGGTTTTATTGCTGATAGTTATAATGATGCTCCGAAAATTGCTGATTTATTATTGACAAAAGGGCAATTAATTGTTCATTTAGAAAAATTGCCAAAAGGAGAACGGATACGACTATTAGATTTTATTAGTGGTGTGATGTATGCTTTTAATGGTGATGTTCAAAAAAATGAACATAGAACTTATCAATTTACAATTCAAAAAGATGCTTAA
- the ftsZ gene encoding cell division protein FtsZ yields MNNFDNYEQVASIKVIGIGGAGNNAVNRMIEAGVQGVEFIVANTDAQIISVSKSKNKIVLGKETSKGLGAGANPDVGRQAAIESAEEIKDSLKGTDMVFVAAGMGGGTGTGAAPIIAKLAREQGALTVGIITTPFSFEGRARNSYAIQGTEELRKHVDSLIIISNDRLLEVIGGVPLKDSFKEADNILRQGVQTITDLIAVPSLINLDFADIKTVMKNKGNALFGIGIGSGKDKAIEAANKAIISPLLEASIRGARDAIINVTGGNTLTLNDANDAVDIVKQAIGGEVNIIFGTAVNEHLDDEMIVTVIATGFDEDQNFTNPDNGYRASMEEYEEPAPHPTRDAEVSDDNDQDVARKRPSYFTNLSENVERETANANRRINVWREHVNNNQVVEHDDEDDDLPPFVCRSW; encoded by the coding sequence ATGAACAATTTTGATAATTATGAACAAGTCGCGTCAATAAAAGTTATCGGTATTGGTGGTGCTGGTAATAATGCTGTCAATCGGATGATTGAAGCAGGCGTACAAGGGGTTGAATTTATTGTTGCTAATACTGATGCCCAGATTATTAGTGTTTCAAAGTCAAAAAATAAAATTGTATTAGGTAAAGAAACATCAAAAGGGCTAGGGGCAGGTGCTAATCCTGATGTTGGTCGCCAAGCAGCAATTGAATCAGCAGAAGAAATTAAAGACTCTTTAAAAGGGACAGATATGGTTTTTGTTGCCGCTGGAATGGGTGGCGGAACTGGGACTGGGGCTGCTCCTATTATTGCCAAACTTGCAAGAGAACAAGGCGCTTTAACCGTTGGAATTATTACAACGCCATTTTCATTTGAAGGTCGTGCGCGTAATAGTTATGCTATCCAAGGAACCGAAGAACTACGTAAACATGTTGATTCATTAATTATTATTTCAAATGATCGCTTATTAGAAGTAATTGGGGGTGTCCCATTAAAAGATTCATTCAAAGAAGCAGATAATATTTTACGCCAAGGAGTTCAAACCATTACTGATTTAATTGCAGTACCATCCTTAATTAATTTAGACTTTGCAGATATTAAGACCGTTATGAAAAATAAAGGGAATGCTTTATTTGGAATTGGGATTGGTTCAGGTAAAGATAAAGCAATTGAAGCTGCTAATAAAGCAATTATTTCTCCGTTATTAGAAGCATCAATTCGTGGTGCTCGTGATGCTATTATTAATGTTACTGGTGGTAATACCTTAACCTTAAATGATGCTAATGATGCTGTTGATATTGTTAAACAAGCAATTGGTGGCGAAGTTAATATTATTTTTGGAACAGCAGTTAATGAGCATTTAGATGATGAAATGATTGTAACTGTAATTGCAACTGGGTTTGATGAAGATCAAAATTTTACTAATCCAGATAATGGTTATCGTGCTTCAATGGAAGAATACGAAGAACCAGCACCACACCCAACTCGGGACGCTGAGGTTAGTGATGACAATGATCAAGATGTTGCTCGTAAACGGCCAAGTTATTTCACTAATTTATCTGAAAATGTTGAACGTGAAACAGCGAATGCAAACCGTCGGATTAATGTGTGACGAGAACATGTTAATAATAATCAAGTCGTTGAACATGACGATGAAGATGATGATTTACCACCATTTGTTTGTCGTAGTTGATAA
- a CDS encoding cell division protein FtsA, translating into MDYKLKEVYAVLEIKNYSFSFMVGVYTESQIKVLYKRHLEYHFCDNGIIIDEKNVAKELVNLIKDANRQLGIVIERVAISIPANNMTIKTSTKMLNLTHHRLITNNDIDSLITLAKEVPLLDDETAFFIRPYRYILNEQKALSAPPIGRAAHKVSIKAIVYVTKKQIIQSIFATLKYAKIEVMGILPEGFSLAWNIASPVDLQNGITIINWDYDNVIAYVFVRETLCEQIIIPGGIKKIITRLRNVLSCDNKQSLKYLYKIINLNNNSKDNLIIYSKYDHQQQTQLNFTHYDLKRIVNHVLTEEMETLSEKLANSLGRYNYPVVVVGEILRISGFKENLLSLNKDKNVTVYIASTLGSKETWCTGLLGNIYYQHLANKVSATNIQSVDHRYIRYLNNNGDKKGPRNDKYGEHHQPGGNVNPAQGVMPLSKQHLNGSQQYRQKYYQNIKILNK; encoded by the coding sequence GTGGATTATAAGTTAAAAGAAGTATATGCTGTGTTAGAAATTAAAAATTATAGTTTTAGTTTTATGGTTGGTGTTTATACTGAATCACAAATTAAAGTGCTTTATAAAAGGCATCTTGAATATCATTTTTGTGATAATGGTATCATTATTGATGAAAAAAATGTGGCCAAAGAATTAGTTAATTTAATTAAAGATGCAAATCGACAATTAGGAATTGTGATTGAACGGGTGGCAATTAGTATTCCAGCAAATAATATGACAATTAAAACTTCAACCAAAATGCTAAATTTAACACATCATCGTCTAATTACGAATAATGATATTGATTCATTAATTACATTAGCAAAAGAAGTTCCTTTATTAGATGATGAAACTGCTTTTTTTATTAGACCATATCGTTACATTCTTAATGAACAAAAAGCATTATCAGCGCCACCAATAGGGCGGGCGGCGCACAAAGTAAGTATTAAGGCAATTGTTTATGTAACAAAAAAACAGATTATTCAAAGTATTTTTGCGACACTTAAATATGCCAAAATTGAAGTTATGGGTATCCTTCCAGAAGGGTTTAGTCTTGCGTGAAATATTGCATCACCAGTTGATTTGCAAAATGGGATTACAATTATTAATTGAGATTATGATAATGTTATCGCTTATGTTTTTGTTCGTGAAACTTTATGTGAACAAATTATTATTCCGGGTGGGATTAAAAAAATAATTACGCGGTTACGTAATGTCTTAAGTTGTGATAATAAGCAATCACTAAAGTATTTATATAAAATTATTAATTTAAATAATAATAGTAAAGATAATTTAATTATTTATAGTAAATATGATCATCAGCAACAAACACAATTAAATTTTACCCATTATGATTTAAAACGAATTGTTAATCATGTTTTAACAGAAGAAATGGAAACATTGAGTGAAAAGTTAGCTAATAGCTTAGGGCGCTATAACTATCCAGTGGTTGTTGTTGGTGAAATTTTGCGAATTAGTGGGTTTAAAGAAAATCTGTTGTCGTTAAATAAAGATAAAAATGTTACCGTTTATATTGCTTCAACATTAGGTTCAAAAGAAACATGATGTACTGGCTTATTGGGAAATATTTATTATCAACATTTAGCAAATAAAGTTAGTGCAACAAATATTCAATCGGTTGATCATCGTTATATTCGTTATCTAAATAATAATGGTGATAAAAAAGGACCACGAAATGACAAATATGGTGAGCATCATCAACCAGGTGGCAATGTTAACCCGGCACAAGGGGTTATGCCGCTAAGTAAGCAGCATTTAAACGGTTCACAACAATATCGACAAAAATACTACCAAAATATCAAAATATTAAATAAATAG
- the rsmH gene encoding 16S rRNA (cytosine(1402)-N(4))-methyltransferase RsmH: MEFKHQTVLLQEAIAGLNVQNNGIYVDCTLGRAGHSLEILKHLSNGKLYCFEQDEAAIVASEQILQKSKYRNYEIIKNNFVNLAAELQLRHVKLVNGILYDLGVSSPQLDDDNRGFSYRYDSPLDMRMNQNQGLTAKIIFNTYSQEALVKLFQDYGEEPFAKVIAKNIVISRNEQEIVTTFHLVEIIKKSLPQKILKKAKHPAKRVFQALRIEVNQELFVLQESLRQATTLLAVHGRLVVISFHSLEDRIVKKYFQSLTKDPNYEINQQLPVISHFESDYQIITKKAIVPSVTEQTNNHRSTSAKLRILERVK, encoded by the coding sequence ATGGAATTTAAACATCAAACAGTCTTATTGCAAGAAGCAATTGCCGGTTTAAATGTTCAAAACAATGGAATTTATGTTGATTGTACTTTAGGGCGAGCTGGACATAGTCTTGAAATTTTAAAGCATCTTTCAAATGGAAAGTTATATTGCTTTGAGCAAGATGAAGCAGCAATTGTTGCTTCTGAACAAATTTTGCAGAAGAGTAAATATCGTAATTATGAAATTATTAAAAATAATTTTGTTAATTTAGCTGCCGAATTACAACTACGACATGTTAAATTAGTTAATGGGATTTTATATGACCTCGGAGTATCATCACCACAATTAGATGATGATAACCGTGGTTTTAGTTATCGCTATGATAGTCCATTGGACATGCGGATGAATCAAAATCAAGGATTAACGGCAAAAATAATTTTTAATACTTATTCGCAAGAAGCTTTAGTAAAACTTTTTCAAGATTATGGTGAAGAACCATTTGCAAAAGTAATTGCAAAAAACATTGTTATTTCTCGTAATGAACAAGAAATTGTTACTACTTTCCATCTTGTTGAAATTATTAAAAAAAGTTTGCCACAAAAGATTTTAAAAAAGGCAAAACATCCAGCAAAACGAGTTTTTCAAGCATTACGAATTGAAGTAAATCAAGAGTTATTTGTTTTACAAGAATCATTACGACAAGCAACAACTTTATTGGCGGTTCATGGTCGGTTAGTTGTAATTTCATTTCATTCATTAGAAGATCGTATTGTTAAAAAATATTTTCAAAGTTTAACAAAAGATCCTAATTATGAAATAAATCAACAGCTACCAGTAATATCACATTTTGAAAGTGATTATCAGATTATTACTAAGAAAGCAATTGTACCTTCGGTAACTGAACAAACAAACAACCATCGGAGTACAAGTGCTAAACTAAGAATATTAGAACGGGTGAAATAA
- the mraZ gene encoding division/cell wall cluster transcriptional repressor MraZ: protein MALLGTYNHTLDDKRRLTIPSKMREQFKDDKVFISLGFDGCIDVRNEVEWLKWTEKVASTGQATAEGRALTRKIMSMSDETTFDNAGRIKISSILQNKANITKNVVIIGNNDHLELWDPKVWEVYIEQAPGIEEAAKNFEEKI, encoded by the coding sequence ATGGCATTATTAGGAACTTACAATCATACATTAGATGATAAAAGACGATTAACAATTCCTTCTAAAATGAGAGAACAGTTTAAAGATGATAAAGTCTTTATTTCTCTTGGTTTTGATGGTTGTATTGATGTTCGTAATGAAGTTGAATGGTTAAAGTGAACAGAAAAAGTTGCTTCAACTGGACAAGCCACAGCCGAAGGGCGGGCTTTGACACGGAAAATTATGTCAATGTCTGATGAAACTACTTTCGATAATGCTGGACGAATTAAAATTTCGTCCATTTTGCAAAATAAAGCAAATATTACAAAAAATGTTGTTATTATTGGAAACAATGACCACTTAGAATTATGAGATCCGAAAGTTTGAGAAGTATACATTGAACAAGCACCAGGAATCGAAGAAGCGGCAAAAAATTTTGAGGAAAAAATTTAA
- a CDS encoding IS3 family transposase, whose product MKQFGYRRITKYLKEDYGIKYNSKKVLRIMRDNQIQPEYVRKMRRKIKYKQNK is encoded by the coding sequence TTAAAACAATTTGGTTATCGAAGAATTACTAAATATTTAAAAGAAGATTATGGTATAAAATATAATTCAAAAAAAGTTTTAAGAATTATGCGTGATAATCAAATACAACCTGAATATGTAAGAAAAATGAGAAGAAAAATAAAGTATAAACAGAATAAATAA
- a CDS encoding IS3 family transposase yields the protein MAEITYKTFKTEFIKGKKFKNLTQLKYELFDFVHWYNNIRIHGSLNYLSPVTFRKQMSI from the coding sequence GTGGCTGAAATAACTTACAAAACTTTTAAAACTGAATTTATTAAGGGTAAAAAATTTAAAAATTTAACACAATTAAAATACGAACTTTTTGATTTTGTGCATTGATATAACAATATTCGAATTCATGGCAGTTTAAATTATTTATCTCCAGTTACTTTTAGAAAACAAATGTCTATATAA
- a CDS encoding IS3 family transposase → MGLSKSTYYYQTNKCINKQVNNYEQEIISAFNKSRKIYGARKIKVILNRKDIILSRQKIRLFMIKNNLVSKYTKLKYHNHKTTVNNDQINNILNRQFNNKKPNEVIVSDLTYVQVGAKWHYICLLIDLFNR, encoded by the coding sequence TTGGGTTTATCAAAATCAACTTATTATTATCAAACTAATAAATGTATTAACAAGCAAGTTAATAATTATGAACAAGAAATTATCAGTGCCTTTAATAAAAGTCGCAAAATTTATGGGGCTCGCAAAATTAAAGTTATTTTAAACAGAAAAGATATCATCTTATCGCGGCAAAAAATCAGATTATTTATGATCAAAAATAATTTGGTTTCTAAATACACCAAATTAAAATATCATAATCATAAAACAACAGTCAATAATGACCAAATTAATAATATTTTAAATCGTCAATTTAACAACAAAAAACCTAATGAAGTTATTGTTAGTGATTTAACATATGTTCAAGTTGGCGCTAAATGACATTATATTTGTTTATTAATTGACTTGTTTAATCGTTAA
- a CDS encoding IS1/IS1595 family N-terminal zinc-binding domain-containing protein encodes MEKIIEELINSLTDDQFLEFHEKVKKEAELIKKQKRLNEIDQKFRDKGIKCPNCQSFYCVKNGHNPEGKQKYLCKKCRASFDAFRDHFTYLSHLNYEQWNLLIQISLLGQSSKMISHFIKTSPKTAWYNRQKIMKSKQLENTQLKFKKLNGQIQIDETFIKEIHKGNFKDKFDKRKIHLDSFSTNTKCCVKMAVDSNNNIYVKSTNTKRLQKQWIIENINKQLIKENSIIISDMQPLYLLVSKQTNSILLATKTSINPDASYRKLNKISKLQSNLKESLIHYHGLGFTNIQNYLNLWKWKYQHKGLEWQHFLGHFLYRHLFSKSNWR; translated from the coding sequence ATGGAAAAAATAATTGAAGAATTAATAAATAGTTTAACAGATGATCAATTTTTAGAATTTCATGAAAAAGTCAAAAAAGAAGCAGAATTAATTAAAAAACAAAAACGCTTAAATGAAATTGATCAAAAATTTAGGGATAAAGGTATTAAATGTCCTAATTGTCAATCTTTTTATTGTGTTAAAAATGGTCATAATCCTGAAGGAAAACAAAAATATTTATGCAAAAAATGTCGTGCTAGTTTTGATGCTTTTCGTGATCATTTTACGTATTTAAGTCATTTAAATTATGAACAGTGAAATTTATTGATTCAAATTTCATTATTAGGCCAATCTAGTAAAATGATTTCCCACTTTATTAAAACATCACCGAAAACCGCTTGATATAATCGCCAAAAAATAATGAAATCAAAACAATTAGAAAACACCCAATTAAAATTTAAAAAGTTAAATGGCCAAATTCAAATCGATGAAACATTTATTAAAGAAATCCACAAAGGTAATTTTAAAGATAAATTTGATAAAAGAAAAATTCATCTTGATTCATTTTCAACCAACACTAAATGTTGTGTTAAAATGGCTGTTGACAGCAATAATAATATTTATGTTAAATCAACCAACACAAAACGATTACAAAAACAGTGAATTATTGAAAATATTAATAAACAATTAATCAAAGAAAATTCAATTATTATTTCTGACATGCAACCATTATATTTATTAGTATCAAAACAAACAAATTCTATTTTATTAGCAACTAAAACTAGTATAAATCCTGATGCTAGTTATCGGAAGTTAAATAAAATTAGTAAATTACAATCAAATCTTAAAGAATCCTTAATTCATTATCATGGCTTAGGTTTCACGAACATTCAAAATTATTTAAATCTCTGAAAATGAAAATACCAGCATAAAGGTTTGGAATGGCAACACTTTTTAGGACACTTTTTATATAGACATTTATTTTCTAAAAGTAACTGGAGATAA
- the rpmF gene encoding 50S ribosomal protein L32 — MAVPFRKTSKQAKRKRRTHFKLVGATLIACKNCGALIKPHRVCYECGYYKDKEVIRVDF, encoded by the coding sequence ATGGCGGTACCATTTCGAAAAACTTCCAAACAGGCAAAAAGAAAACGCCGAACACATTTTAAATTAGTTGGAGCAACTTTGATAGCATGTAAAAATTGTGGAGCATTAATTAAACCACATAGAGTTTGCTATGAATGTGGATATTATAAGGATAAAGAAGTTATTAGAGTTGATTTTTAA
- a CDS encoding IS3 family transposase (programmed frameshift) translates to MGNKTSYSEEFKKQIVMLYKNGKSVINLGQEYNLPKPTIYSWVKNYNNSGSFKAKDNRTLEENEIITLRKELKDLKMENDILKPSRTDNGQKITIINNNKTKYSVRKICKILGLSKSTYYYQTNKCINKQVNNYEQEIISTFNKSRKIYGARKIKVILNRKDIILSRRKIRFFMIKNNLVSKYTKLKYHNHKTTVNNDQINNILNRQFNNKKPNEVIVSDLTYVQVGAKWHYICLLIDLFNREIIGYSAGPNKTAELAQQAFHKITRPLNQITLFHTDRGNEFKNKIIDEILITFNIKRSLSNKGCPYDNAVAETTYKTFKTEFIKGKKFKNLTQLKYELFDFVHWYNNIRIHGSLNYLSPVTFRKQMSI, encoded by the exons ATGGGAAATAAAACTTCATACTCTGAAGAATTTAAAAAACAAATTGTCATGCTATATAAAAATGGTAAAAGTGTTATTAATCTAGGACAAGAATATAATTTACCAAAACCAACTATTTATAGTTGAGTTAAAAATTATAATAATTCTGGTTCATTTAAAGCAAAAGACAATCGCACACTAGAAGAAAATGAAATAATAACTTTACGAAAAGAACTTAAAGACTTGAAAATGGAAAATGACATTTTGAAGC CAAGCCGCACTGATAATGGCCAAAAAATAACAATAATTAATAACAACAAAACAAAATATTCAGTAAGAAAAATATGTAAGATTTTGGGTTTATCAAAATCAACGTATTATTATCAAACTAATAAATGTATTAACAAGCAAGTTAATAATTATGAACAAGAAATTATCAGTACCTTTAATAAAAGCCGCAAAATTTATGGGGCTCGCAAAATTAAAGTTATTTTAAACAGAAAAGATATCATCTTATCGCGGCGAAAAATCAGATTCTTTATGATCAAAAATAATTTGGTTTCTAAATACACCAAATTAAAATATCATAATCATAAAACAACAGTCAATAATGACCAAATTAATAATATTTTAAATCGTCAATTTAATAACAAAAAACCTAATGAAGTTATTGTTAGTGATTTAACATATGTTCAAGTTGGCGCTAAATGACATTATATTTGTTTATTAATTGACTTGTTTAATCGTGAAATAATTGGTTATAGTGCTGGGCCGAATAAAACAGCCGAACTGGCCCAACAAGCTTTTCATAAAATAACACGACCATTAAATCAAATAACTCTATTTCATACTGATCGTGGTAATGAGTTTAAAAATAAAATCATTGATGAAATTTTAATAACTTTTAATATTAAAAGATCATTAAGCAATAAAGGCTGCCCTTATGATAATGCTGTGGCTGAAACAACTTACAAAACTTTTAAAACTGAATTTATTAAGGGTAAAAAATTTAAAAATTTAACACAATTAAAATACGAACTTTTTGATTTTGTGCATTGATATAACAATATTCGAATTCATGGCAGTTTAAATTATTTATCTCCAGTTACTTTTAGAAAACAAATGTCTATATAA